One Coriobacteriia bacterium genomic region harbors:
- a CDS encoding amino acid ABC transporter ATP-binding protein — translation MSQPIVRIQNLKKSFGALEVLKGVDLEVQRGEVVVILGPSGSGKSTMLRCINRLEEPTSGKIFFEDIEITNPGTNINTIREHIGMVFQQFNLFPHLTTNDNVMLAQQRVLKRSKAEAERIAAEQLDRVGLGDKLDYYPAQLSGGQQQRVAIARALAMDPHVMLFDEATSALDPELVRGVLDVMKALAKGGMTMIVVTHEMGFARDVADRVVFMDQGVVHEQGTPEEVFDHPCSDRTKDFLGHIS, via the coding sequence ATGTCACAGCCGATCGTGCGCATACAGAACCTGAAGAAATCCTTCGGCGCTCTCGAGGTTCTGAAGGGTGTCGATCTGGAAGTCCAAAGAGGGGAGGTCGTCGTCATCCTCGGCCCGTCGGGCTCAGGCAAGTCGACGATGCTTCGCTGCATCAACAGGCTCGAGGAGCCGACCAGCGGTAAGATCTTCTTTGAGGACATCGAGATCACCAATCCGGGCACCAACATCAACACCATCCGTGAACATATCGGGATGGTGTTCCAGCAGTTCAACCTGTTTCCCCACCTGACGACCAACGACAATGTGATGCTCGCCCAGCAGCGGGTGCTCAAGCGCTCGAAGGCCGAGGCCGAGCGCATAGCCGCCGAGCAACTCGACCGCGTCGGCTTAGGAGACAAGCTCGACTATTACCCGGCACAGCTTTCCGGCGGTCAGCAGCAGCGAGTCGCCATCGCTAGGGCGCTTGCGATGGATCCCCATGTCATGCTGTTTGACGAGGCGACGTCGGCACTGGATCCTGAACTGGTTCGCGGCGTTCTCGATGTCATGAAGGCACTGGCAAAGGGCGGCATGACGATGATCGTGGTGACGCACGAGATGGGTTTCGCGCGCGATGTTGCCGACCGCGTGGTGTTCATGGATCAAGGCGTTGTACATGAGCAGGGCACGCCTGAAGAGGTGTTCGATCACCCTTGCAGCGACCGCACCAAGGACTTTCTCGGCCACATATCGTAG
- the raiA gene encoding ribosome-associated translation inhibitor RaiA, translating to MQVTVTGRHMVVNDSLRVYAEQKFGRISKIFDTEPLLAEIVLREEKNPSIARASVAEVTLRLQGGVVRAEEAAPDMHAAIDLAADKAEAQMRKYKSRIMDRRNGKATATVVKTAAGDAELAPKAEPEVVRIKLVDARPMAREDAILQLELLGHDFFVFRDAETNAVSVLYRRKDADYGLIQPKE from the coding sequence ATGCAAGTCACCGTCACAGGACGCCACATGGTGGTCAACGATTCCCTTCGGGTGTACGCCGAGCAGAAGTTCGGCCGCATTAGCAAGATCTTCGATACCGAGCCTCTGTTGGCCGAGATCGTCTTGCGCGAAGAGAAGAATCCGTCGATAGCACGGGCCAGCGTGGCCGAAGTGACGCTCAGGCTTCAGGGAGGCGTGGTCCGTGCCGAGGAGGCTGCTCCCGATATGCATGCGGCCATCGATCTGGCGGCGGACAAGGCTGAGGCGCAGATGAGGAAGTACAAGAGCCGCATCATGGATCGGCGGAACGGAAAAGCCACCGCGACGGTCGTGAAGACGGCTGCAGGGGATGCCGAACTTGCACCGAAGGCTGAGCCAGAGGTGGTACGCATCAAGCTTGTTGATGCACGGCCGATGGCGCGCGAAGACGCGATTCTTCAGCTCGAACTTCTCGGCCACGATTTCTTTGTGTTTCGTGACGCCGAGACAAATGCGGTTTCGGTTCTATACCGGCGCAAGGATGCAGATTACGGACTTATCCAGCCAAAAGAGTAG
- a CDS encoding amino acid ABC transporter permease: protein MKTRNRIPLKRLAAMFAAVLVLSAFVPAIAGAMTVTQSSTRPNGFAGQDTYGGKPTRLTWEVSVDEGEPSVKSLTLTLPEGTDLSKSSVDVVTLKGLTRGSVQSTSKVSANTVRVDFSESIEAPSNIRVTVEDIVLPAKGVTFQVQGSADTSAGVQAIPAAKEALVVKPMTVPERLIFMLDQQKWVEKWNSVNFLAMFFKPQMIVASLSLLGAGWLISLLLVGVGFPVAIPLGLALAFAKMSKIAPVRWFASVYVNVIRGTPLFLQIYIAFFGLPLIGVQANKYVLGIIVLALNSSAYLTEIFRAGIQSIAKGQFEAASSLGMSYWQSMQYVIIPQTVKRVLPTMTSEFILLYKDTSLLSAVGVFELMMYSKNLTAITGNVTPYVVAALFYLIVTTPLIRYVQTLELRLAVAEGGATPPQKKRRRWPWQPASAGSESALLASSVEHESR, encoded by the coding sequence ATGAAGACACGGAATCGGATTCCCCTGAAACGCCTGGCGGCGATGTTCGCCGCCGTCCTGGTGTTGTCGGCCTTCGTGCCGGCCATTGCGGGAGCGATGACGGTGACCCAGTCGAGTACGCGTCCGAATGGGTTCGCCGGCCAGGACACTTATGGTGGCAAGCCGACGAGGCTGACATGGGAGGTGAGCGTCGACGAGGGCGAACCGTCGGTCAAGTCGCTCACCCTCACACTTCCTGAAGGAACCGATCTGTCGAAGTCCTCGGTCGACGTTGTCACCCTCAAGGGGCTGACGCGGGGTTCGGTTCAGTCGACCTCGAAGGTCTCGGCCAATACAGTTCGTGTTGATTTCTCCGAGTCGATCGAGGCGCCCTCCAATATCCGCGTGACGGTGGAAGACATAGTGCTTCCCGCGAAGGGCGTGACCTTCCAGGTCCAGGGCAGTGCGGACACCTCCGCCGGCGTGCAAGCGATTCCGGCCGCCAAGGAGGCATTGGTCGTCAAACCGATGACGGTGCCCGAGCGTCTCATCTTCATGCTCGACCAGCAGAAATGGGTCGAGAAATGGAACTCGGTCAACTTTCTTGCGATGTTCTTCAAGCCACAGATGATCGTGGCGAGCCTCTCCCTTCTGGGCGCGGGCTGGCTTATCTCGTTGCTGCTGGTTGGCGTTGGATTCCCGGTCGCCATTCCTCTGGGACTGGCACTGGCGTTCGCCAAGATGTCGAAGATCGCGCCTGTGCGTTGGTTCGCATCGGTCTATGTGAACGTCATTCGCGGCACACCGCTCTTCCTGCAGATTTACATCGCCTTCTTCGGGCTACCCCTCATAGGAGTGCAGGCGAACAAGTACGTGCTGGGAATCATCGTGCTCGCGTTGAACTCCTCGGCATACCTCACTGAGATCTTCCGGGCAGGCATACAGTCGATCGCCAAGGGGCAGTTCGAGGCAGCTTCGTCTCTCGGAATGAGTTACTGGCAGTCGATGCAGTACGTGATTATTCCGCAGACGGTGAAACGGGTTCTCCCGACGATGACGAGCGAGTTTATCCTGCTGTACAAGGACACCTCGCTGTTGTCGGCCGTTGGCGTGTTCGAGCTCATGATGTACTCAAAGAACCTCACGGCCATCACGGGTAACGTCACCCCGTATGTTGTGGCCGCGCTGTTCTATCTGATTGTGACTACGCCTCTCATCCGCTACGTACAGACGCTCGAGCTGCGCTTGGCGGTCGCCGAGGGCGGCGCCACGCCGCCGCAGAAGAAACGCCGCAGATGGCCCTGGCAGCCTGCGTCCGCAGGTTCGGAGTCGGCACTGCTCGCATCCAGCGTCGAACACGAGTCGAGGTAA
- a CDS encoding HD-GYP domain-containing protein, translated as MADTWPNTPRPFLILVAFVTATCLLVLSESWLVYPPVWSVQIALVAVAAATLEFFASKLPVFTVSLTYPLVMCAIVLGGPAASSLVAVASAVVITGIERRRPPLVLLFNFTQGVLWACLGGWAYTLLGGHVLATSPSLFRVLVRADFPPALYGMIGAALLACVVNLVLVSAGIATFSKGQFSDVFSSMYVFVPTQIALAFVGFLMAQVLAINILALPLFAFPLLFAQQLYQRYTTLKGAYADTVRSLIGALEAKDSYTRGHSERVADYSVALGHTLKLDSRTQERLEYAALLHDLGKLAVPGCVLTKPGALDDDEYRSIQLHPSRGAEMIRRIPPLSDLADYVGKHHERFGGGGYPEAISAPEIPLIARILAVADSYDAMTTTRAYRPALSREVAVSELVKGKGTQFDPVVVEAFIEGHVVDSLGTSESQVEATRSPQQLEVGES; from the coding sequence ATGGCAGACACATGGCCGAATACCCCTCGTCCTTTTCTCATCTTAGTCGCGTTTGTGACCGCGACATGTTTGCTTGTGCTGAGTGAATCTTGGCTTGTATACCCGCCGGTGTGGTCGGTTCAGATTGCGCTTGTCGCCGTTGCCGCGGCCACTCTCGAGTTCTTCGCCTCGAAGCTTCCTGTATTCACAGTATCGCTCACCTATCCTCTGGTGATGTGCGCGATTGTCCTTGGTGGTCCCGCGGCTTCATCACTGGTCGCCGTCGCATCTGCTGTCGTCATTACGGGAATTGAACGGCGAAGGCCGCCGCTAGTTCTTCTGTTCAACTTCACGCAAGGCGTACTATGGGCTTGCCTCGGAGGATGGGCCTACACGCTGCTTGGTGGTCATGTTCTGGCCACGTCGCCCAGTCTCTTTCGCGTTCTGGTCCGCGCGGACTTTCCTCCTGCGCTGTACGGGATGATAGGAGCCGCTCTTCTGGCGTGCGTAGTCAACCTGGTACTCGTGAGCGCCGGAATTGCCACCTTCAGCAAGGGCCAGTTCTCGGACGTGTTTTCGTCTATGTATGTCTTTGTGCCTACACAAATCGCTCTAGCGTTTGTTGGATTCCTGATGGCTCAAGTGCTTGCAATCAACATTCTTGCGCTTCCGTTATTCGCGTTCCCACTACTGTTCGCCCAGCAGTTGTACCAGCGCTACACCACCCTGAAAGGGGCCTATGCTGACACAGTGAGATCGCTCATCGGGGCACTTGAAGCAAAAGACTCCTATACACGGGGTCACTCGGAGCGGGTGGCTGACTATTCGGTGGCACTCGGGCATACGCTGAAGTTGGATTCTCGAACTCAGGAGCGTCTAGAGTATGCGGCGCTATTGCATGACCTCGGGAAACTCGCGGTGCCCGGATGTGTTCTCACGAAACCGGGAGCGCTTGATGATGATGAGTACCGATCCATACAACTGCACCCATCGCGTGGGGCTGAGATGATTCGGAGAATACCGCCGCTGTCAGATCTTGCGGATTACGTGGGAAAACACCATGAACGATTTGGCGGGGGTGGTTATCCCGAGGCCATTTCGGCTCCGGAAATACCTCTGATTGCGCGGATATTGGCGGTTGCGGATAGCTATGATGCGATGACGACCACTCGTGCCTATCGCCCGGCCCTGAGTAGAGAGGTTGCGGTCTCGGAACTTGTCAAGGGCAAAGGCACACAATTCGACCCCGTGGTCGTTGAGGCATTCATTGAGGGACACGTAGTAGACAGTCTGGGAACCTCCGAATCGCAGGTCGAAGCCACGCGGAGTCCACAGCAACTGGAAGTAGGGGAGTCGTAG
- a CDS encoding DUF5317 domain-containing protein, whose translation MLALYATAFGLLLGIASGGSLRNLSKLRLRWEWLVVSLFVVQGAARGRLFGIVGSQTLGLAVWIAASAILVAVLLANWRQPGLAIAAIGMALNIDVVLLNSGMPVELGWVRDLNASVVGDAIGSSLGFYHLAGNMSILTWLADAMPLHVMGHWFFYSVGDVLLVVGVLIVILRGTLGSREQDPRKLA comes from the coding sequence ATGCTCGCCCTGTATGCTACGGCGTTTGGCCTTCTGCTAGGTATTGCCTCGGGGGGTTCACTGCGGAATTTGTCCAAGCTGAGGCTCCGATGGGAGTGGCTAGTCGTTTCTCTCTTCGTTGTGCAGGGTGCGGCACGCGGGAGACTGTTTGGGATTGTGGGATCTCAGACTCTCGGGTTGGCGGTGTGGATAGCCGCATCAGCAATCCTTGTCGCAGTCCTTCTTGCGAATTGGCGGCAACCTGGTTTGGCAATCGCTGCAATAGGCATGGCGTTGAATATTGATGTGGTACTGCTCAACTCGGGCATGCCAGTGGAATTGGGTTGGGTCCGAGATCTGAACGCTTCTGTCGTCGGAGATGCTATCGGCTCAAGCTTGGGGTTCTACCACCTAGCCGGCAACATGAGTATCCTGACGTGGCTCGCCGACGCTATGCCTCTCCATGTGATGGGACATTGGTTCTTCTACAGCGTTGGTGACGTCCTGTTGGTGGTTGGTGTCTTGATAGTGATACTGCGTGGAACCTTGGGATCTCGCGAGCAGGATCCGCGCAAACTCGCGTAA
- a CDS encoding amino acid ABC transporter substrate-binding protein, whose amino-acid sequence MYKVRRIARLVLAMGLALAIVAVAGCSSSTPSSTPSTTTSTTPDYKLVKAGVLTVGSDTAFPPFEAMNGSTAEGFDVDLAVAIAKEMGLTVNFTTQKFDTLIPQLKAGGTFDVIMSAMTITSDREKEITFSSPYIDSNQSIAVTKGKFAKVSGNNTSAINTAFTGKIIGVQSGTTGEAWAKENLKGAKQIVPFDDTLAAFSALAAGKVDAIVNDLPVSAYIVKDATRNAEIIAEIPTGEQYGIGIAQSNAGLKKAIDAALAKLKSSGQYDTIYKKWFGVAPTK is encoded by the coding sequence ATGTACAAAGTTCGTCGAATCGCGAGGCTCGTCCTCGCCATGGGTCTGGCGCTCGCCATCGTGGCGGTCGCAGGCTGCAGTAGCAGCACCCCCAGCAGCACCCCCAGCACCACGACCAGCACCACGCCCGACTACAAGCTCGTCAAGGCAGGGGTTTTGACCGTCGGCTCCGACACGGCATTCCCTCCCTTCGAGGCCATGAACGGCTCCACCGCCGAGGGCTTCGATGTTGATCTGGCTGTCGCCATAGCCAAGGAGATGGGCCTGACCGTCAACTTCACCACACAGAAGTTCGACACGCTCATCCCGCAGCTCAAGGCCGGCGGAACGTTTGACGTGATCATGTCCGCCATGACGATCACATCCGACCGCGAGAAGGAGATCACCTTCTCGAGTCCCTACATCGACTCGAACCAGTCGATCGCTGTGACCAAAGGCAAGTTCGCCAAGGTCAGCGGCAACAACACCAGCGCGATCAACACTGCATTCACCGGTAAGATCATCGGCGTGCAGTCAGGCACCACCGGTGAGGCGTGGGCAAAAGAGAACCTGAAGGGCGCGAAGCAGATCGTGCCGTTTGACGACACGCTCGCCGCTTTCTCCGCTCTCGCGGCCGGCAAGGTCGACGCCATCGTCAATGACCTGCCTGTCTCGGCGTACATCGTCAAGGACGCCACACGCAACGCCGAGATCATCGCCGAGATCCCCACAGGCGAGCAGTATGGTATCGGCATCGCACAGAGCAACGCCGGTCTGAAGAAGGCGATCGATGCAGCGCTTGCCAAGCTGAAGTCGTCCGGCCAGTACGACACGATCTACAAGAAGTGGTTCGGCGTCGCGCCGACCAAGTAG